CATTATCGAGCTTTTTACGACGATCTTTTCGATTCTAAATCAAAAGATTATGCAGTATGGGCAAAAGGACTGGAAAAAGGGGGGTACGCTAATAACCCAAATTATGCGAATTCTTTGATCAACATTGTGGAACGGTATGAATTGCAGCGATTGGATAAATTGACTGTAAATGAAGCGATTAACTACAATCATGTCTTTCCATTGAAAATAGAAAGGGATAGTTTGCTGCTTTTTGATTGGCTGAAAGGAAGTTCGAGTGAAACGATTTCACAGGAATAAATGAGCTTAATAGGCGTGGTTCTTATTCATCGGATTTTTGGAGGCGTTCCAGAGGTGTTACAATTATTTTTTATACTTGCGCTTGTTTTCAACGATAGCTTATTCAGCATCCTGATTTTCAAATATTCCATATCTTTAAGCATAAACTTCAAAAGTCACCACTAAAATCTTGATGAACCTAAAAATCAATCAACAGCCATGTCCAATATCTACGTTTTGCAGCTTCAAGAGCATTTTGCCCCTCATACAAATCCTTATAACGCACCTGCAATGTCGAAGTATATGCGGAATTTGTTTCCCTATTTAGGCATCAAATCACCACAACGCAATGCGTTATTTCGCTCATTTATTGCTACAAATGGGCTACCCGAATACAGTCAATTGGCGGAAATAGTAAAAGAACTATGGGAATTACCTGAGCGTGAATTTCAATACATTGCCATTGATTTGGTTGGGAAATGGGTCAAAAAACTGCAAGTTGAAGATATTAGACTTGTACGGATTTGATTATGATAGAGTTATGTGAAAAGTGATTTGTTGTGTGCAATTATTTTCCTCTTGAAAAACATTTGTTATAATCAAAATATAGGACTCTTTTTCAAAACATTTGTTTATGAGTGTTTTAAGCATAAAATAATAAATCATTAAATATTTTCAATAATTTATTATTCACTGATTATCGAGCCGAACAAGTCTATTGAACTGTTGGAGTTTATGATTGTCCATAAATCTTGGTGGGATAGTGTGGATACAACTGCAAAATGGGTGGGTGTGTTCTTCAAAAAATATCCAACAATGACCAAACCCGTCACAAAACGCTGGATAACATCGGATAATATGTGGCTGCAAAGAATGGCAATCATTTTTCAGCTGGCGTATAAAAAAGATACCGATGTTGATCTATTGTTTGAATATGTGTTGCGAAAATCGGATTCAAAGGAGTTTTTCATTCAAAAAGCGATTGGCTGGGCTTTGCGGCAATATGCGAAAACGGATGCAAATGCTGTATGGAGATTTGTAGATGTAACCGATTTAGCACCTTTGAGTAGGAGGGAGGCTTTGAAGCATTTTTCGAAAAAGTAGAAAAAAACATAAAATTGTCATTATAACGTAAAATTAAATAAACATGATCGTTTTCTCTGTGTTTCAATCGTTTGTTTGATATATCTGGCTTAATTTTTGTTGTGTAAATAGTCAAGTGTGGTTTCCAACTGGCTAAATTTGACATCTTTCCCTAACATTTTTTGACGTAGTACCGTACAATCAACTGCAAGCACGTTAAAATATAAAGAACAAATTAAAGCCCCAAAATCATGAAACATTTCATCATCACTATCACACTATTTTTTGCCAGCATCACTCTATTCGCTCAAAATGGAAACAACACAACTACTAATTTAGACGAGCAAACAAAGCAAGAGACTACAACAAAAACTGCTGCTCAAGAGGAAGTAAAACCAGCGGTAGAAAAAGAAGAAATGAGCATTTTTGACAACAACATTCTGGCTCCAGAGTTGATTGCTAACGCAGATAAAAACAAAAAAGATAAATAAATTTCACCCAGATTTCAAATACAATAAAATTCATCCCATTTTCAGATACAAAACTAATCCTGAGTTCAAATACAGAAAGCGTTCACCCAGATTTCAAATACAATAAAATTCATCCCATTTTCAGATACAAAACTAATCCTGAGTTCAAATACAGAAAGCGTTCACCCAGATTTCAAATACAATAGAATTCATCCCATTTTCAGATACAAAACTAATCCTGAGTTCAAATACAGAAAGCGTTCACCCAGATTTCAAATACAATAGAATTCATCCCATTTTTAGATACAAAACTAATCCTGAGTTCAAATACAGAAAGCGTTCACCCAGATTTCAAATACA
This window of the Chitinophagales bacterium genome carries:
- a CDS encoding DNA alkylation repair protein — encoded protein: MSNIYVLQLQEHFAPHTNPYNAPAMSKYMRNLFPYLGIKSPQRNALFRSFIATNGLPEYSQLAEIVKELWELPEREFQYIAIDLVGKWVKKLQVEDIRLVRI
- a CDS encoding DNA alkylation repair protein, with the protein product MEFMIVHKSWWDSVDTTAKWVGVFFKKYPTMTKPVTKRWITSDNMWLQRMAIIFQLAYKKDTDVDLLFEYVLRKSDSKEFFIQKAIGWALRQYAKTDANAVWRFVDVTDLAPLSRREALKHFSKK